The following proteins are encoded in a genomic region of Bufo bufo chromosome 11, aBufBuf1.1, whole genome shotgun sequence:
- the RPS6KA5 gene encoding ribosomal protein S6 kinase alpha-5 isoform X1: MEGPSREGDLLTVTHELRSANLTGHEEKVGIENFELLKVLGTGAYGKVFLVRKISGHDSGKLYAMKVLKKATIIQKAKTAEHTRTERQVLEHIRQSPFLVTLHYAFQTDTKLHLILDYINGGELFTHLSQREKFTESEVQIYIGEIVLALEHLHKLGIIYRDIKLENILLDSSGHVVLTDFGLSKEFLSDENERTYSFCGTIEYMAPEIVKGGDSGHDKAVDWWSLGVLMYELLTGASPFTVDGEKNSQAEISKRILKSDPPYPQEMSELVKDLIRSLLMKDPKKRLGCGPAGSDEIKKHPFFQTLNWEDLAAKKVSAPFKPVIKDELDVGNFAEEFTEMDPTYSPAALPMNADRIFQGYSFVAPSILFKPNAAIADTVQYHLGTERPGVTNIARSAMMKDSPFYQHYELDLKEKPLGEGSFSICRKCLHKKTNQEYAVKIISKRMESNTQKEIAAMKLSDSHPNIVKLHDVYHDQLHTFLVMELLKGGELFERIKKKKSFSESEASYIMRKLVSAVSHMHDVGVVHRDLKPENLLFTDESDNAEIKIIDFGFARLKPPDNQPLKTPCFTLHYAAPELLNASGYDESCDLWSLGVILYTMLSGQVPFQCHEKTLMCVSAEEIMKKIKQGDFSFEGESWKNVSEEAKELIQGLLTVDPNKRIKMSTLRYNEWLQNGSQLSSNPLMTPDVLGSAGASVHTHVKATFHAFNKYKREGFLLQNVDKAPLAKRRKMKKNSTSTETRSSSSESSHSSHGKTSPTKTVQPAGHSDSNNPDTIFQFTD, encoded by the exons CATATGGCAAAGTTTTCCTGGTGCGGAAAATCAGCGGCCACGACTCCGGGAAGCTTTACGCGATGAAAGTTCTAAAGAAGGCGACTATAATCCAAAAAGCCAAGACAGCGGAGCACACACGAACAGAGCGTCAGGTGCTGGAGCACATCCGGCAGTCTCCATTCCTCGTCACGCTCCATTATGCTTTCCAGACAGACACCAAACTTCATCTCATTTTGG ATTATATTAACGGAGGCGAGCTTTTTACGCATTTATCGCAGCGGGAGAAATTCACGGAGAGTGAAGTACAAATCTATATCGGGGAGATTGTACTGGCCCTCGAGCACCTGCACAAG CTGGGAATAATTTATCGGGATATCAAACTCGAAAACATTCTCCTGGACTCCAGCGGCCACGTGGTCCTAACAGACTTTGGTCTGAGTAAGGAGTTTCTGTCGGATGAG AATGAAAGAACCTATTCCTTTTGTGGGACCATAGAATATATGGCGCCCGAGATCGTCAAAGGTGGAGATTCTGGACACGACAAG GCTGTCGACTGGTGGAGTTTGGGGGTCTTGATGTATGAACTGCTAACAGGAGCGTCGCCTTTCACTGTAGATGGAGAGAAAAATTCACAAGCTGAAATTTCTAA GAGAATATTAAAAAGCGACCCGCCCTATCCTCAAGAAATGAGCGAGCTGGTGAAAGATCTTATTAGAAGTCTATTGATGAAAGATCCTAAAAAGCGCCTTGGCTGCGGTCCAGCTGGCTCCGATGAAATAAAGAAACATCCTTTTTTCCAG ACCCTGAATTGGGAAGATTTAGCAGCAAAGAAAGTCTCTGCTCCTTTTAAACCGGTCATCAAGGACGAGCTGGACGTGGGCAATTTTGCGGAAGAATTTACAGAAATGGATCCCACTTACTCTCCAGCCGCTCTCCCCATGAACGCTGACCGGATATTTCAG ggTTATTCCTTTGTTGCTCCATCCATCCTATTCAAGCCCAATGCTGCCATCGCAGATACTGTCCAGTATCACCTTGGAACGGAGCGCCCAGGAGTCACAAATATTGCAAGGAGTGCTATGATGAAG GACTCTCCTTTTTATCAGCACTACGAGCTCGATTTGAAGGAGAAGCCGTTGGGCGAGGGCAGTTTTTCCATCTGTCGAAAATGTTTGCACAAGAAAACCAACCAGGAGTACGCTGTGAAAATAATCAGCAAGCG AATGGAGAGTAATACCCAGAAAGAAATAGCAGCAATGAAGTTGTCTGACAGTCACCCCAATATAGTGAAGTTACATGACGTTTACCATGACCAG CTTCACACATTCCTTGTGATGGAATTATTGAAAGGAGGGGAATTATTTGAGCGTATCAAGAAGAAGAAATCTTTCAGCGAGTCTGAAGCCAGCTACATTATGCGAAAGCTGGTTTCAGCAGTCAGCCATATGCACGACGTGGGTGTTGTACACAGGGACCTGAAGCCGGAG aaTTTACTGTTCACGGATGAAAGCGATAACGCTGAAATAAAAATCATAGATTTTGGGTTTGCGCGTTTAAAGCCACCGGATAACCAGCCCCTTAAAACTCCCTGCTTTACTCTGCATTATGCCGCACCAGAACTCTTGAACGCAAGTGGCTACGATGAGTCATGTGATCTCTGGAGTCTAGGGGTCATTTTA TATACAATGCTGTCGGGTCAGGTGCCTTTCCAGTGTCATGAGAAGACTCTGATGTGCGTCAGCGCTGAGGAAATCATGAAGAAGATTAAGCAAGGCGACTTCTCTTTTGAAGGAGAAAGCTGGAAAAACGTTTCTGAGGAGGCGAAAGAATTAATACAAG ggCTTCTTACtgtagatccaaataaaagaatcaAGATGTCGACCCTGAGGTATAACGAATGGCTTCAGAATGGCAGCCAGTTATCTTCCAACCCACTCATGACTCCAGATGTCCTGGGCTCAGCTGGAGCATCGGTGCACACTCATGTGAAAGCCACATTTCAT GCCTTCAACAAGTACAAGCGGGAAGGTTTCCTCCTCCAAAACGTGGACAAGGCTCCACTGGCCAAGCGGCGGAAGATGAAAAAAAACAGCACAAGCACAGAGACCCGGAGCAGCTCCAGCGAGAGCTCCCACTCCTCCCATGGTAAAACCTCTCCGACAAAGACTGTGCAGCCAGCCGGCCACAGCGACAGCAATAACCCCGACACTATCTTCCAGTTCACGGACTAG
- the RPS6KA5 gene encoding ribosomal protein S6 kinase alpha-5 isoform X3, translated as MKVLKKATIIQKAKTAEHTRTERQVLEHIRQSPFLVTLHYAFQTDTKLHLILDYINGGELFTHLSQREKFTESEVQIYIGEIVLALEHLHKLGIIYRDIKLENILLDSSGHVVLTDFGLSKEFLSDENERTYSFCGTIEYMAPEIVKGGDSGHDKAVDWWSLGVLMYELLTGASPFTVDGEKNSQAEISKRILKSDPPYPQEMSELVKDLIRSLLMKDPKKRLGCGPAGSDEIKKHPFFQTLNWEDLAAKKVSAPFKPVIKDELDVGNFAEEFTEMDPTYSPAALPMNADRIFQGYSFVAPSILFKPNAAIADTVQYHLGTERPGVTNIARSAMMKDSPFYQHYELDLKEKPLGEGSFSICRKCLHKKTNQEYAVKIISKRMESNTQKEIAAMKLSDSHPNIVKLHDVYHDQLHTFLVMELLKGGELFERIKKKKSFSESEASYIMRKLVSAVSHMHDVGVVHRDLKPENLLFTDESDNAEIKIIDFGFARLKPPDNQPLKTPCFTLHYAAPELLNASGYDESCDLWSLGVILYTMLSGQVPFQCHEKTLMCVSAEEIMKKIKQGDFSFEGESWKNVSEEAKELIQGLLTVDPNKRIKMSTLRYNEWLQNGSQLSSNPLMTPDVLGSAGASVHTHVKATFHAFNKYKREGFLLQNVDKAPLAKRRKMKKNSTSTETRSSSSESSHSSHGKTSPTKTVQPAGHSDSNNPDTIFQFTD; from the exons ATGAAAGTTCTAAAGAAGGCGACTATAATCCAAAAAGCCAAGACAGCGGAGCACACACGAACAGAGCGTCAGGTGCTGGAGCACATCCGGCAGTCTCCATTCCTCGTCACGCTCCATTATGCTTTCCAGACAGACACCAAACTTCATCTCATTTTGG ATTATATTAACGGAGGCGAGCTTTTTACGCATTTATCGCAGCGGGAGAAATTCACGGAGAGTGAAGTACAAATCTATATCGGGGAGATTGTACTGGCCCTCGAGCACCTGCACAAG CTGGGAATAATTTATCGGGATATCAAACTCGAAAACATTCTCCTGGACTCCAGCGGCCACGTGGTCCTAACAGACTTTGGTCTGAGTAAGGAGTTTCTGTCGGATGAG AATGAAAGAACCTATTCCTTTTGTGGGACCATAGAATATATGGCGCCCGAGATCGTCAAAGGTGGAGATTCTGGACACGACAAG GCTGTCGACTGGTGGAGTTTGGGGGTCTTGATGTATGAACTGCTAACAGGAGCGTCGCCTTTCACTGTAGATGGAGAGAAAAATTCACAAGCTGAAATTTCTAA GAGAATATTAAAAAGCGACCCGCCCTATCCTCAAGAAATGAGCGAGCTGGTGAAAGATCTTATTAGAAGTCTATTGATGAAAGATCCTAAAAAGCGCCTTGGCTGCGGTCCAGCTGGCTCCGATGAAATAAAGAAACATCCTTTTTTCCAG ACCCTGAATTGGGAAGATTTAGCAGCAAAGAAAGTCTCTGCTCCTTTTAAACCGGTCATCAAGGACGAGCTGGACGTGGGCAATTTTGCGGAAGAATTTACAGAAATGGATCCCACTTACTCTCCAGCCGCTCTCCCCATGAACGCTGACCGGATATTTCAG ggTTATTCCTTTGTTGCTCCATCCATCCTATTCAAGCCCAATGCTGCCATCGCAGATACTGTCCAGTATCACCTTGGAACGGAGCGCCCAGGAGTCACAAATATTGCAAGGAGTGCTATGATGAAG GACTCTCCTTTTTATCAGCACTACGAGCTCGATTTGAAGGAGAAGCCGTTGGGCGAGGGCAGTTTTTCCATCTGTCGAAAATGTTTGCACAAGAAAACCAACCAGGAGTACGCTGTGAAAATAATCAGCAAGCG AATGGAGAGTAATACCCAGAAAGAAATAGCAGCAATGAAGTTGTCTGACAGTCACCCCAATATAGTGAAGTTACATGACGTTTACCATGACCAG CTTCACACATTCCTTGTGATGGAATTATTGAAAGGAGGGGAATTATTTGAGCGTATCAAGAAGAAGAAATCTTTCAGCGAGTCTGAAGCCAGCTACATTATGCGAAAGCTGGTTTCAGCAGTCAGCCATATGCACGACGTGGGTGTTGTACACAGGGACCTGAAGCCGGAG aaTTTACTGTTCACGGATGAAAGCGATAACGCTGAAATAAAAATCATAGATTTTGGGTTTGCGCGTTTAAAGCCACCGGATAACCAGCCCCTTAAAACTCCCTGCTTTACTCTGCATTATGCCGCACCAGAACTCTTGAACGCAAGTGGCTACGATGAGTCATGTGATCTCTGGAGTCTAGGGGTCATTTTA TATACAATGCTGTCGGGTCAGGTGCCTTTCCAGTGTCATGAGAAGACTCTGATGTGCGTCAGCGCTGAGGAAATCATGAAGAAGATTAAGCAAGGCGACTTCTCTTTTGAAGGAGAAAGCTGGAAAAACGTTTCTGAGGAGGCGAAAGAATTAATACAAG ggCTTCTTACtgtagatccaaataaaagaatcaAGATGTCGACCCTGAGGTATAACGAATGGCTTCAGAATGGCAGCCAGTTATCTTCCAACCCACTCATGACTCCAGATGTCCTGGGCTCAGCTGGAGCATCGGTGCACACTCATGTGAAAGCCACATTTCAT GCCTTCAACAAGTACAAGCGGGAAGGTTTCCTCCTCCAAAACGTGGACAAGGCTCCACTGGCCAAGCGGCGGAAGATGAAAAAAAACAGCACAAGCACAGAGACCCGGAGCAGCTCCAGCGAGAGCTCCCACTCCTCCCATGGTAAAACCTCTCCGACAAAGACTGTGCAGCCAGCCGGCCACAGCGACAGCAATAACCCCGACACTATCTTCCAGTTCACGGACTAG
- the RPS6KA5 gene encoding ribosomal protein S6 kinase alpha-5 isoform X2, translating into MAPEIVKGGDSGHDKAVDWWSLGVLMYELLTGASPFTVDGEKNSQAEISKRILKSDPPYPQEMSELVKDLIRSLLMKDPKKRLGCGPAGSDEIKKHPFFQTLNWEDLAAKKVSAPFKPVIKDELDVGNFAEEFTEMDPTYSPAALPMNADRIFQGYSFVAPSILFKPNAAIADTVQYHLGTERPGVTNIARSAMMKDSPFYQHYELDLKEKPLGEGSFSICRKCLHKKTNQEYAVKIISKRMESNTQKEIAAMKLSDSHPNIVKLHDVYHDQLHTFLVMELLKGGELFERIKKKKSFSESEASYIMRKLVSAVSHMHDVGVVHRDLKPENLLFTDESDNAEIKIIDFGFARLKPPDNQPLKTPCFTLHYAAPELLNASGYDESCDLWSLGVILYTMLSGQVPFQCHEKTLMCVSAEEIMKKIKQGDFSFEGESWKNVSEEAKELIQGLLTVDPNKRIKMSTLRYNEWLQNGSQLSSNPLMTPDVLGSAGASVHTHVKATFHAFNKYKREGFLLQNVDKAPLAKRRKMKKNSTSTETRSSSSESSHSSHGKTSPTKTVQPAGHSDSNNPDTIFQFTD; encoded by the exons ATGGCGCCCGAGATCGTCAAAGGTGGAGATTCTGGACACGACAAG GCTGTCGACTGGTGGAGTTTGGGGGTCTTGATGTATGAACTGCTAACAGGAGCGTCGCCTTTCACTGTAGATGGAGAGAAAAATTCACAAGCTGAAATTTCTAA GAGAATATTAAAAAGCGACCCGCCCTATCCTCAAGAAATGAGCGAGCTGGTGAAAGATCTTATTAGAAGTCTATTGATGAAAGATCCTAAAAAGCGCCTTGGCTGCGGTCCAGCTGGCTCCGATGAAATAAAGAAACATCCTTTTTTCCAG ACCCTGAATTGGGAAGATTTAGCAGCAAAGAAAGTCTCTGCTCCTTTTAAACCGGTCATCAAGGACGAGCTGGACGTGGGCAATTTTGCGGAAGAATTTACAGAAATGGATCCCACTTACTCTCCAGCCGCTCTCCCCATGAACGCTGACCGGATATTTCAG ggTTATTCCTTTGTTGCTCCATCCATCCTATTCAAGCCCAATGCTGCCATCGCAGATACTGTCCAGTATCACCTTGGAACGGAGCGCCCAGGAGTCACAAATATTGCAAGGAGTGCTATGATGAAG GACTCTCCTTTTTATCAGCACTACGAGCTCGATTTGAAGGAGAAGCCGTTGGGCGAGGGCAGTTTTTCCATCTGTCGAAAATGTTTGCACAAGAAAACCAACCAGGAGTACGCTGTGAAAATAATCAGCAAGCG AATGGAGAGTAATACCCAGAAAGAAATAGCAGCAATGAAGTTGTCTGACAGTCACCCCAATATAGTGAAGTTACATGACGTTTACCATGACCAG CTTCACACATTCCTTGTGATGGAATTATTGAAAGGAGGGGAATTATTTGAGCGTATCAAGAAGAAGAAATCTTTCAGCGAGTCTGAAGCCAGCTACATTATGCGAAAGCTGGTTTCAGCAGTCAGCCATATGCACGACGTGGGTGTTGTACACAGGGACCTGAAGCCGGAG aaTTTACTGTTCACGGATGAAAGCGATAACGCTGAAATAAAAATCATAGATTTTGGGTTTGCGCGTTTAAAGCCACCGGATAACCAGCCCCTTAAAACTCCCTGCTTTACTCTGCATTATGCCGCACCAGAACTCTTGAACGCAAGTGGCTACGATGAGTCATGTGATCTCTGGAGTCTAGGGGTCATTTTA TATACAATGCTGTCGGGTCAGGTGCCTTTCCAGTGTCATGAGAAGACTCTGATGTGCGTCAGCGCTGAGGAAATCATGAAGAAGATTAAGCAAGGCGACTTCTCTTTTGAAGGAGAAAGCTGGAAAAACGTTTCTGAGGAGGCGAAAGAATTAATACAAG ggCTTCTTACtgtagatccaaataaaagaatcaAGATGTCGACCCTGAGGTATAACGAATGGCTTCAGAATGGCAGCCAGTTATCTTCCAACCCACTCATGACTCCAGATGTCCTGGGCTCAGCTGGAGCATCGGTGCACACTCATGTGAAAGCCACATTTCAT GCCTTCAACAAGTACAAGCGGGAAGGTTTCCTCCTCCAAAACGTGGACAAGGCTCCACTGGCCAAGCGGCGGAAGATGAAAAAAAACAGCACAAGCACAGAGACCCGGAGCAGCTCCAGCGAGAGCTCCCACTCCTCCCATGGTAAAACCTCTCCGACAAAGACTGTGCAGCCAGCCGGCCACAGCGACAGCAATAACCCCGACACTATCTTCCAGTTCACGGACTAG